A genomic stretch from Pseudomonas alkylphenolica includes:
- a CDS encoding glycosyltransferase, protein MVKGIGVVVIGRNEGQRLERCLASLEGSADKVVYVDSGSVDGSVQMARQRGVEVLALDMTRPFTAARARNEGFARLQRLLPTMRHVQFVDGDCEVAAGWLPKAQAFLYAHPAVAVVCGRRRERFPQRSVYNLLCDLEWDTPIGEAKACGGDALMRADAFAAVSGYRASLIAGEEPELCVRLRAAGWKIWRLPEEMTQHDAAMTRFGQWWQRSLRGGYAFAEGAFLHGAAPERHWQRESRRIWIWGLAIPLAIIAASAWFGGWGLLLLLIYPLQAVRLARRGVRSARENWLQAVFLVLGKFPEMLGQVKFLLNRFGAGKAVLIEYK, encoded by the coding sequence ATGGTGAAAGGCATTGGCGTTGTGGTTATCGGTCGTAACGAAGGCCAGCGGCTTGAACGCTGCCTGGCTTCGCTGGAGGGTAGCGCGGACAAGGTCGTTTACGTCGACTCGGGTTCGGTGGATGGTTCGGTGCAGATGGCACGCCAGCGTGGCGTCGAGGTGTTGGCGCTGGATATGACGCGCCCGTTCACGGCAGCACGTGCGCGCAACGAAGGCTTTGCCCGTTTGCAACGCCTGTTGCCGACGATGCGTCATGTGCAGTTTGTCGATGGTGACTGCGAAGTGGCCGCTGGCTGGTTGCCCAAGGCGCAAGCATTTCTTTATGCGCATCCCGCGGTCGCGGTGGTGTGTGGTCGTCGCCGCGAGCGTTTTCCACAACGTTCGGTATACAACTTGCTGTGCGATCTGGAGTGGGACACGCCGATTGGAGAGGCCAAGGCCTGTGGCGGTGATGCGCTGATGCGCGCGGATGCCTTTGCCGCCGTGTCCGGGTATCGCGCCAGTCTTATTGCCGGAGAAGAGCCTGAATTGTGTGTGCGGCTGCGCGCAGCGGGCTGGAAGATCTGGCGTTTGCCTGAGGAAATGACCCAGCACGACGCCGCCATGACCCGCTTTGGCCAGTGGTGGCAGCGCAGTCTGCGTGGCGGCTATGCCTTTGCTGAAGGTGCTTTTTTGCATGGGGCTGCGCCGGAGCGGCATTGGCAGCGAGAGTCACGTCGTATCTGGATCTGGGGGTTGGCGATTCCGCTGGCGATCATTGCGGCCAGTGCATGGTTCGGAGGCTGGGGGCTGTTGCTGCTGTTGATCTACCCGCTGCAGGCCGTGCGCCTGGCACGCCGGGGTGTCAGGTCGGCGCGCGAAAACTGGCTGCAGGCCGTGTTCCTGGTGCTTGGCAAGTTTCCCGAGATGCTGGGGCAGGTGAAGTTCCTATTGAACAGATTCGGTGCCGGCAAAGCGGTATTGATCGAATACAAGTGA
- a CDS encoding glycosyltransferase family 4 protein, which produces MTEAGARHVTLVEQTPDAESDSKSWQPLSRIFPAQAKTRARRVLSANIFFAPRSYGGATIIAEQMTRLMAQASQLQPFVFTSLPVANAAPYGLFRYEVNKVAVIGMGLPDERSEYFENPATIDIFEAMLSSVAPDLVHLHSVQGLGAQLAESCRKAGIPFVVTLHDTWWICGRQFMINNHGQYCGQTRISTEVCAKCVDDPVLNDYRQQWLASMLKKADLLLAPSKFARDLYIANGFDATKIRVNNNGILAPAANYRKQTGKTLRFGYVGGNVSIKGVTLLARAFASLNRSDYELKVVDSQLHLGLRSFKPDSIKIPGTVTFIPGYAQANMDAFYSGIDVLLFPTQLKETFGLSVREALARDVWVISTQGGGTVEDIVDGVNGTIIPLSTDEKYLRQALSDVLEHQQRFLEHRNPFKASIKLCSDQALELQEIYADVLKQASLSQASAAGQPSVIASLR; this is translated from the coding sequence ATGACTGAGGCTGGCGCCAGGCATGTGACGCTGGTCGAGCAGACTCCGGACGCTGAATCCGACAGCAAGAGTTGGCAACCGCTGAGCCGGATCTTTCCTGCGCAGGCGAAGACTCGCGCCAGGCGCGTGCTGTCGGCAAACATATTCTTCGCCCCGAGAAGTTATGGCGGCGCCACGATTATTGCGGAGCAGATGACGCGGTTGATGGCGCAGGCATCGCAACTGCAGCCTTTCGTTTTCACCTCGTTGCCAGTCGCCAACGCAGCGCCCTACGGCTTGTTCAGGTATGAGGTCAACAAGGTTGCGGTCATCGGCATGGGGCTACCCGATGAGCGCTCCGAATATTTTGAGAACCCCGCGACAATCGATATCTTCGAGGCCATGCTCAGCAGCGTCGCGCCAGACCTTGTGCACTTGCATTCGGTGCAAGGACTCGGCGCGCAGCTGGCGGAAAGTTGCCGCAAGGCGGGCATTCCTTTTGTGGTGACGTTGCATGACACCTGGTGGATCTGTGGGCGTCAGTTCATGATCAATAACCATGGGCAATACTGCGGGCAAACCAGGATTTCCACTGAAGTCTGCGCAAAGTGTGTAGACGATCCGGTCCTCAACGATTACCGCCAGCAGTGGCTGGCAAGCATGCTGAAAAAGGCCGACCTGTTACTGGCGCCGAGCAAGTTTGCCAGGGACCTGTATATCGCCAACGGCTTCGATGCCACGAAGATCCGGGTCAACAACAATGGCATCCTGGCGCCTGCGGCCAACTACCGTAAGCAAACGGGCAAGACCCTCAGGTTTGGCTATGTCGGCGGTAATGTCTCGATCAAGGGTGTGACCTTGCTGGCCCGTGCCTTTGCCTCGCTCAACCGCTCGGACTATGAACTCAAGGTGGTGGATAGCCAGCTGCACCTTGGCTTGCGTTCATTCAAGCCAGACAGCATCAAAATTCCCGGGACCGTCACCTTCATACCTGGCTATGCCCAGGCCAACATGGACGCGTTCTATTCCGGTATCGATGTTCTGCTGTTCCCGACGCAGTTGAAAGAAACCTTCGGCTTGTCGGTGCGCGAAGCGCTTGCCCGCGACGTCTGGGTGATCAGCACCCAGGGCGGCGGAACGGTTGAAGATATCGTCGATGGCGTCAATGGCACCATCATCCCCCTGAGCACAGATGAAAAGTACTTGCGTCAGGCGCTGTCCGATGTGCTCGAACACCAGCAGCGCTTCCTTGAACATCGCAACCCCTTCAAAGCCAGTATCAAGTTGTGCAGCGACCAGGCCCTGGAGCTCCAGGAGATCTATGCAGACGTACTCAAGCAGGCCTCGCTGTCGCAGGCTTCGGCAGCAGGCCAGCCGTCGGTGATCGCCAGCCTGAGGTAG
- a CDS encoding O-antigen ligase family protein, whose product MPEHFRALIVILFLAGIVFILARRPATDLIPYRDFKRRRNLWFAVTLLAFFSHSFWLYAGAMTIMLTLAGRREHNPMALFFLLLFAIPPASVQIPGFGPINYLFELNHIRILTLSVLLPAALYLSKQADTLAFGRTWSDKLLAAGLVLMNLLFLRETTLTDTLRQTLYLYVDVFLPYYVASRALKDLSDFKDALLAFVLAAFVLAIIGVAEFTRHWLLYNALTDAMGVQWGMSNYLSRGNSLRASATTGQAIALGYVISVAIGFFLFVQGYVRSRWQRYLGALLLFAGLIAPLSRGPWIGAVIIVAAFIATGRGAVRRLTVLVLAGVLAIPLLTLAPGGDKVLDLLPFVGNLEKENITYRQRLLDNSWIVIQRNPLFGSFDFRNTPEMLSMIQGQGIIDIVNTYVSLALRTGLVGLTLFVTFFLSVLLGIRKAIRAFPDRDDEQRQLGRALLATLVGILVIIFTVSSITVIPVVYWSVAGVGAAYVQMVRRLRYTQSENLLRAGLQPR is encoded by the coding sequence ATGCCTGAACATTTTCGTGCGCTTATCGTCATTCTGTTTCTGGCTGGCATCGTTTTCATCCTTGCGCGCCGGCCAGCCACAGACCTGATTCCATACCGCGACTTCAAGCGGCGACGTAACCTGTGGTTCGCTGTAACCCTGCTGGCCTTTTTCTCCCATAGCTTCTGGCTGTACGCCGGCGCCATGACGATCATGCTGACGCTCGCAGGACGACGCGAACACAACCCGATGGCGCTGTTCTTCCTGCTGCTTTTCGCTATTCCGCCGGCGTCAGTACAGATTCCCGGCTTCGGGCCAATCAACTATCTGTTCGAACTCAACCACATTCGCATACTGACACTGTCTGTGTTGCTCCCCGCGGCCCTGTACTTGAGCAAACAGGCTGACACCCTGGCCTTCGGCCGCACCTGGTCCGACAAGCTGCTGGCTGCCGGTCTGGTGCTGATGAACCTGCTGTTCCTGCGCGAAACCACCCTCACCGACACCTTGCGCCAGACGCTCTATCTCTACGTCGACGTGTTCCTGCCGTATTACGTCGCCAGCCGGGCACTGAAGGATCTGAGTGATTTCAAGGACGCCCTGCTGGCCTTCGTGCTCGCCGCTTTCGTCCTGGCGATCATTGGCGTCGCCGAGTTCACCCGCCACTGGTTGCTGTACAACGCCCTGACTGACGCCATGGGCGTGCAATGGGGCATGTCCAACTACCTGAGCCGTGGCAACTCACTGCGCGCCAGCGCCACAACCGGCCAGGCCATTGCCCTGGGTTACGTCATCAGCGTGGCGATCGGCTTTTTCCTCTTCGTGCAGGGCTATGTACGCAGCCGCTGGCAGCGTTATCTCGGCGCCCTGCTGCTGTTTGCCGGGCTGATAGCGCCGCTGTCGCGCGGCCCGTGGATTGGCGCGGTGATCATCGTTGCGGCGTTCATCGCTACCGGCAGGGGCGCAGTCAGACGCCTTACCGTGCTTGTCCTCGCGGGTGTGCTGGCGATTCCCTTGCTGACCCTGGCCCCCGGTGGCGACAAGGTCCTCGACCTGCTGCCCTTCGTTGGCAACCTGGAAAAAGAGAACATCACCTACCGCCAGCGCCTGCTCGACAACTCGTGGATCGTCATCCAGCGCAACCCCTTGTTCGGCTCGTTCGATTTTCGCAACACCCCTGAAATGCTTTCGATGATCCAAGGCCAGGGCATCATCGACATCGTCAATACCTACGTGAGCCTGGCGCTGCGCACCGGTCTGGTCGGACTGACGCTTTTCGTGACGTTCTTTCTCAGCGTATTGCTGGGGATCCGCAAGGCAATACGCGCGTTCCCCGACAGGGACGATGAACAGCGACAGCTCGGACGGGCGCTGCTGGCAACGCTGGTCGGAATCCTGGTGATCATCTTTACCGTCAGCAGTATCACCGTGATCCCGGTGGTGTACTGGTCGGTCGCCGGCGTGGGCGCGGCCTATGTCCAGATGGTACGCAGGCTCAGGTATACCCAGAGCGAAAACCTTCTCCGTGCCGGACTTCAACCCAGGTAA
- a CDS encoding serine O-acetyltransferase, with translation MFENIRADLRAYRGDWGAQGFWVMLVYRFGRWRYGVRPALLRKLFSFVYKVLFKLVQIVTGVELPCEVVVGRNFVIDHFGGIVISGYAQFGDDCRIRNGVVVGLKNVDEPTAPVIGNNVDIGAGAKVLGNIRIGNNVIIGSNAVVLIDVPDNSLAVGVPATIKVRKPTEVMEYT, from the coding sequence ATGTTCGAAAACATACGTGCGGACTTGCGTGCATACCGTGGCGATTGGGGCGCCCAGGGCTTCTGGGTCATGCTGGTGTATCGCTTTGGACGTTGGCGCTACGGCGTGCGTCCGGCGTTGCTGCGCAAGCTGTTCTCCTTCGTCTACAAAGTGCTGTTCAAACTGGTGCAAATCGTCACGGGAGTGGAATTGCCCTGTGAGGTGGTGGTCGGTCGCAACTTCGTTATCGACCATTTTGGCGGCATCGTTATCAGCGGCTATGCGCAATTCGGTGATGACTGTCGTATTCGCAACGGCGTAGTGGTCGGCCTGAAGAATGTCGATGAACCCACCGCACCGGTAATCGGCAACAACGTGGATATCGGCGCCGGCGCCAAGGTGCTGGGCAATATTCGCATTGGCAACAATGTGATTATCGGCTCTAACGCGGTGGTATTGATCGATGTGCCGGACAATTCACTGGCCGTTGGCGTGCCAGCGACTATAAAGGTGAGAAAGCCCACTGAAGTAATGGAATACACCTGA
- a CDS encoding oligosaccharide flippase family protein translates to MPSIDVSAPVSLKRRAIWAGAWNVLSLVLSQVLRLGGNLIIARLLVPEMFGVMVIATTVSVLLHLLSDVGLRQNIIQSRRGDDPLFLNTAWTVQIIRGFVLFSLTLLLALGSWLAQLANLWPAGSTYAAPELPLVLAITGISAIIFGFQSTKIDVAVRTFQQKRVVLIDLTSQVVGLVVMLLIGYFTRSIWSLVIASVLASLASTVLGHVALQGPRNRLQWDRSALTELVNFGRWILVSSVVGVLAMYGDRIWFGASMTAAQLGVYSIAVLILGSIQTGLMKLFGAVALPAFSEAAREGDSERLKALYMRFKLLVDLVSLFACGVLLTASPMLIGWMYDERYADAGTILAILSLSFLVLRYTLAHQVWLAMGLTKYQAIDNIIRLVSLWGLLPLLLAIGGVNYAIWGVALHTFPTLVLIVYVNRKLGIFDLKRELAVLPVVAVGALCGALATSFFNWL, encoded by the coding sequence ATGCCGTCGATTGATGTGTCAGCACCGGTGAGCCTCAAAAGGCGTGCAATCTGGGCCGGAGCCTGGAACGTGTTGTCGCTGGTGCTATCGCAAGTCCTTCGCTTGGGCGGCAACCTGATCATTGCCCGCTTGCTGGTACCGGAAATGTTCGGGGTGATGGTCATTGCCACCACGGTGTCCGTACTCCTGCACCTGCTATCGGATGTCGGTTTACGCCAGAACATTATCCAGAGCCGGCGAGGCGACGATCCGCTGTTCCTCAATACCGCCTGGACGGTGCAGATCATCCGCGGCTTTGTGCTTTTTTCCCTGACCCTGCTGCTGGCCCTCGGTTCCTGGCTTGCCCAACTCGCTAACCTGTGGCCTGCGGGCTCCACTTATGCCGCACCGGAACTGCCGTTGGTGCTGGCGATCACCGGCATATCGGCAATCATTTTCGGCTTCCAGTCGACAAAGATAGATGTCGCTGTGCGAACTTTCCAACAGAAGCGCGTGGTGCTGATCGATCTGACGTCGCAGGTCGTCGGATTGGTGGTGATGTTGCTGATCGGCTATTTCACCCGCTCGATCTGGTCGCTGGTGATCGCGAGCGTGTTGGCGTCCCTGGCCAGCACTGTCCTTGGCCATGTGGCACTGCAGGGACCGCGTAACCGCCTGCAGTGGGATCGTTCGGCACTGACCGAACTGGTCAATTTTGGTCGCTGGATCCTGGTGTCGTCGGTCGTGGGTGTGTTGGCCATGTACGGCGACCGCATCTGGTTCGGTGCCAGCATGACCGCAGCGCAGTTGGGCGTGTACTCGATTGCCGTGCTGATTCTCGGTTCGATCCAGACCGGCCTGATGAAGCTGTTCGGCGCCGTGGCCCTGCCGGCCTTCAGCGAAGCCGCCAGAGAGGGCGATAGTGAACGCCTGAAGGCGCTGTACATGCGCTTCAAGTTGCTGGTTGACCTGGTCTCGCTGTTTGCCTGCGGTGTGCTGCTGACCGCAAGCCCGATGCTCATTGGCTGGATGTACGATGAGCGGTATGCCGATGCGGGCACTATCCTTGCGATATTGTCGCTGTCGTTCCTGGTTTTGCGTTATACCTTGGCGCACCAGGTCTGGCTTGCCATGGGACTGACGAAATACCAGGCGATCGACAACATTATTCGCCTCGTCTCGTTATGGGGGCTGCTACCGTTATTGTTAGCCATTGGCGGCGTGAACTATGCGATTTGGGGGGTGGCCCTGCATACGTTCCCGACCCTTGTACTGATTGTGTACGTCAACCGCAAGCTAGGCATTTTCGACCTCAAGCGCGAGCTTGCGGTGCTCCCGGTCGTGGCCGTCGGAGCGTTGTGCGGTGCGCTGGCAACGAGCTTTTTCAACTGGCTTTGA
- a CDS encoding acyltransferase yields MFGWIRSAITYYVNSTGRGSPLYRKLCNPNACEWGVYLSRWGKFHSVGQHVHISSGCNITDPTLVRIGSYVGLSDCSLFGHDAVVALIEARYGKHLDSVGYIDIRDNCYIGHGAIVMPRVTIGPDSIVAAGAVVTKDVPPGTVVGGNPAKVICTTEELVNRIEARCTAYPWMDLIKQRNGAYDPELEPTLAAARRQYFFGDGNNG; encoded by the coding sequence ATGTTTGGATGGATAAGGAGCGCAATAACCTATTACGTCAACTCAACCGGGCGTGGCAGTCCACTCTACAGGAAGTTGTGCAACCCGAATGCGTGCGAGTGGGGCGTGTATTTAAGCCGATGGGGAAAGTTTCATTCTGTCGGCCAGCATGTACATATCAGTAGCGGCTGCAACATAACCGACCCTACGCTCGTGCGTATCGGCAGTTATGTGGGTTTGTCGGATTGCTCACTGTTCGGGCACGACGCAGTGGTGGCCTTGATTGAGGCGCGCTACGGCAAGCATCTCGACTCGGTCGGTTACATCGATATCCGCGACAATTGTTATATCGGGCATGGTGCGATTGTCATGCCGCGCGTGACCATCGGGCCTGATTCGATTGTCGCCGCTGGCGCTGTAGTCACTAAAGATGTGCCGCCTGGCACCGTGGTCGGGGGCAATCCGGCAAAGGTCATTTGTACAACCGAAGAGCTGGTCAACAGGATTGAAGCACGTTGCACTGCTTATCCGTGGATGGACCTGATCAAACAGCGCAATGGCGCCTATGACCCTGAGCTGGAACCGACACTGGCGGCGGCAAGGCGCCAGTACTTTTTCGGGGACGGAAACAATGGCTAG
- a CDS encoding FAD-dependent oxidoreductase, whose translation MIKDYQAQKELRSGYDFCIVGAGPAGITLALQLARAGWSVVLIEGGGHEYSPRSQAFYACTSTGLEMYAEETRLRYLGGTSNHWAGRCRPFEPSDFAVSPPGNLPGWPIPYAEIERYLPAAMDIVDLPQGASFQARNTGLQGGEFDADRFLLSPPTRFAQKYAAALNETPGLDVFINCNCVDLEFDQASGRLVAALVSDYDLHRERLVAGHFILATGAIENARQLLNSESLLAAGIVNRNGLVGGCFMEHLNIDMGTFILKEGQGTEPREYYTTDAFVAEYRSGKGNVATSVLSDVRTYGRTAEVKHFLENLACEMGVASKIEFIAKFSCPGDGVISTMLEQFPNVQSRISLLDEKDPLGVAKVNVNWALSPDDRHTIKCIGGEIAKQFAEAGLGFVKLNDYVYDTAVPLKIAPHAHHMGTTRMAASAESGVVDANCKVFGTENLYVAGSSIFAKGGASNPTMPLLQFALRLADHLNDKMKVASREVV comes from the coding sequence ATGATCAAGGACTACCAGGCGCAAAAAGAACTGCGCAGCGGCTACGATTTTTGCATCGTCGGCGCCGGTCCGGCCGGCATCACCCTGGCCCTGCAACTGGCCCGGGCCGGGTGGAGCGTGGTTCTGATCGAGGGCGGAGGGCACGAGTACTCACCGCGGTCACAAGCGTTCTACGCCTGCACATCGACAGGCCTTGAGATGTACGCCGAGGAAACGCGCTTGCGCTATCTGGGCGGCACGTCCAATCACTGGGCAGGGCGCTGCCGTCCGTTCGAGCCCTCCGACTTCGCCGTCTCGCCACCTGGCAACCTGCCCGGTTGGCCCATCCCGTACGCAGAAATCGAGCGCTATCTGCCGGCGGCGATGGATATCGTCGACCTTCCGCAAGGGGCAAGCTTTCAGGCGCGCAACACCGGTTTGCAGGGCGGCGAGTTCGATGCTGACCGTTTCCTGCTCAGCCCGCCGACGCGTTTTGCGCAAAAGTATGCGGCGGCACTCAACGAGACGCCGGGGCTTGATGTCTTTATCAATTGCAACTGTGTCGATCTTGAGTTTGATCAGGCTTCAGGCCGCCTGGTGGCTGCGCTGGTGTCGGATTACGACCTGCACCGTGAGCGACTGGTGGCAGGTCATTTCATCCTGGCCACGGGCGCCATCGAGAATGCCCGGCAATTACTCAACAGTGAATCGCTGCTGGCGGCGGGTATCGTCAACCGCAACGGTCTGGTGGGCGGCTGTTTCATGGAACACCTGAATATCGATATGGGCACCTTCATATTGAAAGAAGGGCAGGGAACCGAGCCGCGCGAGTATTACACCACCGATGCCTTTGTCGCGGAATACCGTTCAGGCAAAGGCAATGTCGCCACGTCGGTGCTGTCGGATGTGCGCACTTACGGGCGAACCGCCGAGGTCAAACACTTTCTTGAAAACCTCGCCTGTGAAATGGGCGTCGCCAGCAAAATTGAATTCATTGCCAAGTTCAGTTGCCCGGGGGACGGCGTCATCAGCACGATGCTCGAGCAATTTCCCAATGTGCAAAGTCGTATCTCGCTGCTGGACGAGAAAGACCCGCTGGGTGTCGCCAAGGTCAATGTCAATTGGGCCTTGAGCCCCGACGACAGGCACACCATCAAGTGCATCGGCGGTGAAATCGCCAAGCAGTTTGCCGAAGCGGGGCTGGGTTTCGTCAAGCTCAACGATTACGTCTATGACACCGCCGTGCCACTGAAAATAGCACCGCATGCCCACCATATGGGGACCACGCGGATGGCGGCCTCGGCGGAGTCCGGTGTGGTCGATGCCAACTGCAAGGTGTTCGGCACTGAAAACCTTTATGTTGCTGGCAGCAGCATTTTTGCCAAGGGCGGCGCCTCCAACCCGACGATGCCACTGCTGCAGTTTGCCTTGCGGCTGGCGGATCACCTGAATGACAAGATGAAGGTGGCGAGCAGAGAGGTTGTTTGA
- a CDS encoding glycosyltransferase, with translation MRIAYFINQYPKVSHSFIRREILALERQGIEIQRIALRGWDAELQDAEDLSERDKTRYVLQDGVKGLLVPLLQVLRARPQHFCSALWLALRMGLRADRPWPYHLVYLAEACRVVQWLQAYGAEHVHAHFGTNSTEVVMLANVLGGPAYSFTVHGPEEFDKPQFLYLGEKVRRAAFVAAVSSYGRSQLFRWVAHEHWAKVKVVHCGLERMFHEVPAVMAPSVPRLVCVGRLCEQKGQLLLLEAARLLAAQSVVFEIVLAGDGEMRADIEALIVRHELQAQVRITGWISSAQVRDEILGARALVLPSFAEGLPVVIMEAMALRRPVLTTYVAGIPELVRQGENGWLFPAGAVEELAAAMADCLAQPVDTLQRMGEAAYQRVLQRHDIDSEAARLAGYFKASA, from the coding sequence ATGCGCATTGCTTATTTCATCAATCAGTATCCCAAGGTCAGCCATAGCTTCATTCGCCGCGAAATTCTGGCGCTGGAACGCCAGGGCATCGAGATTCAACGCATTGCCTTGCGTGGCTGGGACGCTGAGTTGCAGGATGCCGAGGACCTGTCCGAACGGGATAAAACCCGCTATGTGCTGCAAGACGGCGTCAAGGGCCTGCTGGTGCCGTTGCTGCAAGTGCTGCGTGCGCGCCCGCAACATTTTTGTTCGGCCTTGTGGCTGGCCCTGCGTATGGGTCTGCGTGCCGATCGCCCGTGGCCCTATCATCTGGTCTATCTGGCCGAGGCGTGCCGTGTAGTGCAGTGGTTGCAGGCGTATGGAGCTGAGCATGTGCATGCACATTTCGGCACCAATTCAACCGAGGTGGTGATGCTGGCCAACGTACTCGGTGGGCCCGCTTACAGTTTTACCGTGCATGGCCCGGAAGAATTCGACAAACCGCAATTTCTGTATCTGGGCGAGAAAGTCCGGCGTGCTGCGTTCGTCGCGGCGGTCAGCTCCTACGGGCGCAGCCAGCTGTTTCGCTGGGTGGCGCATGAGCACTGGGCCAAGGTCAAGGTGGTGCATTGCGGCCTGGAGCGCATGTTTCATGAAGTGCCGGCAGTCATGGCCCCCAGTGTGCCGCGCCTGGTTTGCGTCGGGCGTTTGTGTGAACAAAAGGGCCAGCTGTTGCTCCTTGAAGCTGCGCGGCTGTTGGCCGCCCAGTCGGTGGTGTTCGAGATCGTGCTGGCCGGTGACGGGGAAATGCGCGCCGATATCGAAGCGCTGATCGTCCGGCATGAATTGCAGGCGCAGGTGCGCATCACTGGCTGGATCAGCAGTGCCCAGGTACGCGATGAGATCCTTGGCGCCCGCGCCCTGGTTCTGCCGAGTTTCGCCGAGGGCCTGCCGGTGGTGATCATGGAGGCCATGGCCTTGCGCCGGCCGGTGCTGACGACCTATGTGGCGGGCATTCCCGAGCTGGTTCGCCAGGGTGAGAACGGTTGGCTGTTTCCTGCCGGGGCGGTGGAGGAGTTGGCTGCAGCCATGGCCGACTGCCTTGCGCAACCTGTCGACACCTTGCAACGCATGGGGGAGGCGGCCTATCAACGTGTACTGCAACGCCACGATATCGACAGTGAAGCGGCCAGGCTGGCCGGCTACTTTAAGGCATCCGCATGA
- a CDS encoding glycosyltransferase family 2 protein has translation MASKPVDVLVVNFNTAGLLQPMFDALRQADSEQLASYLVVDNASVDNSLECLAKVCPEAKLLSNEKNVGFGRANNQLLEHLQGKYALLLNTDSFVAADSLGKTIEYMDAHPDCGVLGVRLVGREGDLQPSCRYFPTPLNVFVARTGLRRFFPWLKMVDEMTWDHDAVRECDWLPGCFYLVRREVLDQVGLFDPRYFLYYEEVDHCKRVKEAGWKVVFYPHTTVVHIGGESSKSVAELEAASRQISNYQIESELLYFRKHHGVPGLALHMLLVCLGDLLLALKALLKGRGRAAIRACWQHTRATWSLLFATRFASQPTR, from the coding sequence ATGGCTAGCAAGCCCGTCGACGTGCTGGTGGTCAACTTCAATACCGCAGGCTTGTTGCAGCCGATGTTTGACGCGCTGCGCCAAGCCGACAGCGAACAGCTTGCCAGCTATCTGGTGGTGGACAACGCCTCGGTCGACAACTCGCTGGAGTGCCTGGCCAAGGTATGCCCTGAGGCGAAGTTACTGAGCAATGAAAAAAACGTCGGCTTTGGTCGTGCCAACAATCAATTGCTTGAACACCTGCAAGGCAAGTACGCACTGCTGCTCAATACCGACTCCTTTGTGGCCGCCGACAGCCTGGGCAAAACCATCGAATACATGGACGCCCACCCTGATTGCGGTGTCCTGGGCGTTCGCCTGGTAGGGCGCGAGGGCGATCTGCAACCCAGCTGCCGCTACTTTCCAACGCCGTTGAACGTGTTTGTTGCCCGAACCGGGCTCAGGCGCTTTTTCCCGTGGCTGAAAATGGTCGACGAGATGACCTGGGATCATGATGCGGTCCGGGAGTGCGACTGGCTGCCAGGCTGCTTCTATCTGGTGCGTCGGGAAGTGCTCGACCAGGTTGGCCTGTTTGACCCGCGTTACTTCCTCTATTACGAGGAGGTGGACCACTGTAAACGCGTGAAAGAGGCCGGCTGGAAGGTGGTGTTCTATCCGCATACCACGGTCGTGCACATTGGTGGCGAAAGCTCCAAGTCGGTTGCCGAACTGGAGGCGGCCAGCCGCCAGATATCGAACTACCAGATCGAAAGCGAGCTCTTGTATTTCCGCAAACATCATGGCGTGCCAGGGCTGGCCTTGCATATGTTGCTGGTGTGCCTGGGGGATCTGTTGCTGGCACTCAAGGCGCTGTTGAAAGGGCGAGGCCGGGCGGCCATCAGGGCATGTTGGCAGCATACCCGTGCCACCTGGTCGCTGTTGTTCGCTACCCGCTTCGCTAGCCAACCGACACGGTAG